In Mycolicibacterium nivoides, the DNA window TCAGCGGCTGCTGGATGACCTCGAGGTAGCCGATGGTGTCCTTGAGCAGCGGACGGTTGTCGGACAGCAGATCTGCCAGCGAGCCGGCCGCGTTGCTGATGTTGGCCACCGAGGATCCGATCGGATCGGCCCGGTTCTTCAGCCCGGTGATCAGCGTCTCGAAGTTCTTGAGGGTGTCGTCGAACTGCTGCTGATGCGCGACCGTGGTGTCCAGGACGATGTTCAGGTTCTTGATCACCTCGCCGATGGCCTGGTCGCGATCGGCGATGCTCTGTGTCAGCTGCGCCGTCTGATCCAGGATGTCGTTGATGGTGCCGCCCTGGCCCTGGAAGATCGTGATGATCGACTTGGAGATGGTGTTGACCTTCTCCGGGCTCAACGACTGGAACAGCGGACGGAAGCCGCCGACGAGTGCGTCGAGGTCGAGCGCGGGCTCGGTGCGTTCCAGCGGAATGGTGCTGCCCGGCTGGATCTTCGTGTTGCTCTCGCCGCGCTTGAGCTCGAGGTAGCGGTTACCGATCAGGTCCTGGTAGCGGATCGCGGCCGTGGTCTGGTCGAACAACGGCAACGACTTCTCGACGTTGAACGTGACCTCGGCCTGCTGGCCACCGTTGATCAGCTTGACGCCCGAGACCTTGCCGACCTCGACACCGGAGGCACGGACGAACTGTCCCGTGCGCAGACCGCTGACGTTCTTGAAGATCGCCGAGTACTCGGCGGTCCGGTTGAACCGGATCTGACCGAAGACCACGAAGATGATCGCAGTGAAGGTGAGCAGCACCAGTGAGAAGATGCCGAGCTTGATAATCGTGCCCTTGATGCTCATGGGTTGATCGTGTTCTCCCCCACTTGGCGGCCCCACACATACTCGGCCACGAGCGGTTGACCCATCTCGAGGTGGTTGTACGGGGCGATCGATGCACCGGTATCCATCACCAGGTACGGCATGGGCCACAGGTCCTTGGTGATCGGCTGCCAGCAGCCGGGCCGACCCTCGGGCCCGCCCTTGGCGTTGACCCGCGGCAGGTTGTCGGGATAGACGTACGGGTTGCCCACGCCGATCACCAACGAATGGGTCTGCAGCGAGTAACCGTTACCACCAAGTGCACCGGCGAGTTTCGGGCCGGCATCGTGGTAGTTGCGGATCGTGCAGAACAGCGCCGGGCTGTACTTGTCGAGCAGAGCCGAGGTCGGCAGCAGGTCCTGGGCGCCGCGGACCAGATAGGGGCCGCCGCGCTCGAAGATGTCGCCGCCGGTGTTGCCGAAGCCGACCGCCGCCACCAATGCCTGGTCCAGATTGCCACGCTGCTCGTTGAGCGTGCGGGCGGTGGTGACCGCGTTGGTCAGACCGTCGAACAGGTCCGGGCCGGCATTCGCGTAGACCTCGCCCAGGTCGGCCAGACCCGCGATGTCGCGGCGGATCTGGGGCATGCGCGGGTTGAGGTCGGCCAGGATGTCGTTGCCGTTGACGATCGACTGGCCGAACTTGTCACCCAGGCCGTCGAGGGCTTGGGCGGTGGCCGTCAGCGTCTGGTTCAGCTTGATCGGGTCGATCTGCTCGGAGATCGCGGTGATCGTCTCGAACAGCGTGTTGAACTCCGTCGTCACGCCCTGGGCGCGGATCGGCGTGCCGGGCGACAGCCGCGCTGCCGACGGGTTGGCCGGCGACAGGAACGAGATGTACTTGTTGCCGAACACCGTCGTGGCCCGCAGTTCGGCGGTCACGTTCTCCGGGATCAGGTTCAGGTACTGAGGCTTGACGTCCAGGGTCAGCTTGGCCTCGGGGTTGTCGTCGACGGTGACGACGTCGACGGAAGCCAGGCGACCGATCGGCACACCGTTGAAGGTGACCTTCGAGCCCGGGTCCATCGACAGGCCGGCCCGTCCGGACAACACGGTCAGCTGCGTCTTCTTCTCGAAGGATCCGCGGAACTGCATCCACGTCAGCGCGAGGACCATGGTGGTGACGAGCACGAGCACCAATCCGGCCAGCTTGTACGGCGGGATCTTGGGCTTGTTGAGGGGCGCGTGCGGGGCTGAGGGCGTGGCCATGCCGCTACACCGTGAGGTTGAAGTTGGGGTCGGTGCCGTAGAGCGCCAACGATGCCAACAGGACGACCATCACGATTGCGATCAACGAGGTTCGCATCGACCTCCCTACTGCCTCACCCACACCGACAGCACCGCCACTGGCGTAATAGCCGAAGTAGCAGTGGTTCAACATGACCACGATCGACATGACGATGACCTGGAGGAAGGACCACATCACGTCGTCGACGCGCAGGAACGTATGGAAGTAGTGCTCATACGTACCCACCGACTGCGAGTAGAAGACCGTCGTGACGAACTGTGCGGACAGGAAGGACAGCAGGACCGCGCCGGCGTACAACGGGATGATCACGATCGACCCGGCGATGAGGCGCGTGGAGACCAGATACGAAATCGACCTGATCCCCATGACTTCCAGCGCGTCGACCTCTTCGCTGATGCGCATGGCGCCGAGTTCGGCGGTGGCGCCGGCACCGACCGTGGAGGCCAGGGCCTGCCCGGTGACGACCGGGGCAACGACACGGATGTTTGCCAGGGCGGCGAAGAAGCCGGTGAAGGCCTCGACGCCGATATTGCCGAGGGACGCGAAGCCCTGGATGGCGATCAGGGAGCCTGCCGACAGCGTGACGAAACCGATGATGGCCACGGTGCCGCCGATGACGGCCATGGCGCCGGTGCCCATGCCGATCTCGGCGACGAGTCGCAGAGCCTCACGACGGTAGTGCCGGAACGCGTGCGGGATGGAGCCGATGGCCTGGACGACGAACCACGCGACGTGGCCCATGCTGTCGAGGAACCGGGCCGGAGTGCCCGCGATGTCTGAGGTGCGCGAGAACGCCCGGGGGAACCGGGACCGAAGGACTGTTGCGGTACTCATGTCAGTGCCCTGTTCCGAACCGCACACCGATGGTGGTGAGCACGACGTTGACTGCGAACAATGCCACCACGCACAACACCAGGGTCTCGTTCACCGCGGTGCCGACGCCCTTGGAGCCACCGGCCACCGTCAGGCCGCGGTAGCAGCCGACGAGTCCGGCGATCAGGCCGAACAGCGTGGCCTTGATGACCGAGATCATCACCTCGGGGAATCCGGTCAGCAGGGTCAGCGTGGATACATAGGCACCGGCGGAGACGTTCTGGACATAGACGCCGAAGAAGAAGCCGCCGACCAGACCGATGGTGATGACCGCGCCGTTGAGCATGAAGGCCACAAAGGTGGAGGCGACCACGCGGGGAACGACGAGGCGCTCGATCGGATCGATGCCCAGCACCTCGAGCGCGTCGATCTCCTCACGCACGGTGCGGGCACCCAGGTCCGCGCAAATCGCGGTCGAACCGGCGCCGGCAACCACGAGCACCGTCACCAGAGGACCGAGCTGCGTGACCGCACCCAGCGCCGCACCGGCGCCCGAGACGTCAGCCGCGCCGAACTCAGCCAACAGGATGTTGAGCGTGAAGATGATGAGCACCGTCAGCGGGATCGATACCGCGAGCGTGGGCAGGAATGCCACCCGGATCAGGAACCAGCTCTGCAGCACGAACTCTTTCCACTGGAAAGGCCGTGTGAGAAAGGCCTTTCCGGTGAGCACAGTCATCTTGAAGAAGCCACCGACCATAGCCAGCGGCTTCTCCATTTGACCACGTACGTAGCCGACGAGCCCGTCGGCAGGCGCCGTCACCGGTGCGCCCCCTGGACGTGTCGCACGCCCCCTCCTCGTCGCCTGTCAACTTGTGTGATCCGTCTCTCCCTACTCGCGAGTAGTAATTGAGACCACCGGACTGTACCCGATAGAAACCGGGCCGTGCACTGCATCGGGTGGATTGTGCCATCAACCGTTAACAAGGGCGTGCAAAGACAGCAAACTTTCGCCGCGACCTGCAGAAACCGTTGACGCTGAGTTACTTTCGCAAACGTCAGCGCTATTGGGCGTTGATGGGCGACCCGAACCGCTCCCTGAGTTCAGTCTTGAGCACCTTGCCCGAGGGGTTGCGGGGCAGCGCGTCAACGATTTCGAGTGCCTTCGGATGCTTGTAGCGAGCCAGACGTTCGGTGAGGAACCCGTCGAGATCCCCGAGATTCAGTACGTCGCCTCTGGTGAGAGCGACCACCGCAACCGGAACCTCGCCCCATCTCTCGTCATGCCGGCCGATCACGGCGACCTCGGTGATGGCGGGGTGCCCGGCGAGGACGTTCTCGACTTCGGCGCAGTAGATGTTCTCGCCGCCGGAGATGATCATGTCCTTCTTGCGGTCGACGACCCAGATGTAGCCCTCCTCGTCCTGACGGACCAGATCGCCGGAGTGGAACCAGCCGCCGGCGAACGCCTCGGCCGTGGCCTTGGGGTTGTTCCAGTAGCCGGCCATCAAAGTTGGGGCGCGGTAGACGATCTCGCCGACATCGCCGACGGGGACGTCGTTCATGTTCTCGTCCACGATGCGGGCCGAGACGGTGGGGATGACCTGGCCGACCGAACCGAGCTTGCGAATTGCGTCGTCCGCCAACAGCATGCAGGTAACCGGGGACATCTCGGTCTGACCGAACGCAGCAAGGATCTGGCTGCCGGGGAAGGTCTCGGCCATTGCACGTAGCAAGGTGTCCGAGGCCGGCGCAGCGCCCCACGACAGGGCCCGCAGGCAAAGATCGCGCGGATTGGCCTTCTGCTCAGCGCAAACCGCCTGCCACTGCGCGGGCACCAGGAAGATCGCCGTCACCTTCTCGGCCGCCAGCACGTCGAGCAGTGCACCCGGATCGAACGCCCCGAGCGGATAGATCACCGTGGGCAGGCCCAGTGTCAGACCCGTGTTCACGTTTCCCGCGACGCCGGCGATGTGGAACAGCGGGACGCCGATGAAGCCGACGTCGTTGTTGATGTCGACGCCGGTGGTGAACAGGTTGGTCATGCCCTGCCCGGCGAGGTTGGCATGGGTCAGCACCGCGCCCTTGGGCCGGCCGGTCGTGCCCGAGGTGTACATGATCAGGGCGGGGGCATCGCTGGGGATGTCGACCGGTTGCGCGGGGTCGCCGTCTTCGGTGATCAGGTCCTCATAGCCGAGGACGTCATCTTCCGTCGGTGCGTCGGCCACGATGACCGTCGACAGCGTGGCATCGAGATCGCGTACCGCCGTGGCGACTCCGGCGAGTACGGGCTCGGTGACGATGACGCGGGCCGCGCAGTCGCCGACCAGGAAGGCCACCTCGGGTGGGGTCATCCGGAAGTTCACCGGCACCGCGATGGCGCCGAGCTTGTTGGCCGCCAGCATCGCCTCGATGAACTCGGGCCGGTTCAGCATGAGGATCAGCACCCGGTCACCGAAGCCGACCCCACGCCGGTTCAGGGCGCCGGCCAGCTTGGTCACCCGGTGGTCGAGCTCGCGCCATGTGGTGGTGTGCCCCAGGTACCGCAGGGCGGTCTTGTCGGGCTGCATGAGGGCATGCCGGGTCAGTTGATTGGCCCAGTTCTGACGACGGGCCAGGTATGGCTGCTCAGTGGGGAACGGCTCGGCAGTCAACGGATCTGCACTCCATCGGTATCGAGTTGCACGAATTTTATATTTGATCAAACATGGGGTTGCCCCGGTCACACTATGGCCTCGGCGCCTCGGCGACAAGCCCACCAGAAAGGCGACCGGATTCCCGTGAATGCACCTGCCAGAGTGGCCGTGCAACGTCGTCGCGGGGGTCGGCGCGAGCAACTTTCCGACGAGGTCGCCGCCCAGCTCCGGGCCGAGATCATGACCGGTGTCCTGCGGCCCGGGACCTTCATCCGTCTCGACGAGACCGCCGCGGCGCTCGGGGTGAGCATCACCCCCGTGCGGGAGGCACTGCGCACACTGCGCGGCGAGGGCATGGTGCAGCTGGAGCCCAACCGCGGACACGTCGTGGTGCCCCTCACGCGCGCCGACGTCGAAGACATCTTCTGGTTGCAGGCCACCATCGCGCGAGAGCTCGCCGCCACCGCCACAACCCGCATCACCGCCGCCGAGATCGACGAGCTGGAACAGCTCAATGCCGAGCTCGCGGCCGCGGTCAAGGCTCACGATCCCGTGGCGATCTCGTCCGCCGAGTTCACCTTCCACCGGGCGTTCAACCATGCCAGCGGACGCATCAAGCTGGCTTGGTTCCTGCTGCACGTCGCGCGGTACCTGCCCGCCCTCATCTATTCGACCGATCCGAAGTGGGGCACCGAGGCCGTGGAGAACCACCGGCTGCTGATCGACGCGCTGCGCCGTCGGGATGCGACGGCAGCAGTGGAGCTCAACGCGAACCAGTTCACCGATGCAGCCCAACGGCTCATCGCGCGGCTCGACGACATCGGGATGTGGGACTGACGCGCGAGTGGGCCGCCTCTACCTCGTCGAGTGCGACGTAAGCGTCCTAACGCAGCGTCGTCAGCGACGTTTGCGTCGCATTCGGTGAGAAAGGGACCTCAGGTCAGCTGCTGCACCCTGGTGATGAGGGCGTTGGCCAGGTGGTCCAGGGTGTCCCCGATGAGCTTCTTGACCATCATGGCCGGGATCGGCAGCTTGACCTCCACCTCGAGGTCAACCTGAAGCAGCGTGCTGTCGGGCCCGAGGGGCACGACCGAGAACCTCTGCTCCTGCTTGGTGAAGTGGTCGCCCTGCTGCAACACGGTGAAGATCTGGTTCTCCGCCGGGTAGTAGACGGCGTTGATGAAGATGCCGGACTGACCCTGGATCTCGACGTCGAGCCGCAACTGGCTGGGCCGGCCGTCGTCGTAGCGGGCCAGGATCCAGCAGCCCTTGATCTCGGGGTTCCACTGCGGATAGGCCTCGAAATCACCGACGATCGCCATGATCTTGTCGGCAGGGGCATCAACCTCGACGGTCTTGCTCACGAGTGGCATCCGGCGATGATATCGACCGCAGCAGATCGCGGATCACGTCGGGAATCGGTACCGGACGGCGCGTGGTCCGGTCCACGTAGACATGCACCCAGTGGCCGACCGCCGCCACCGGCCCGTCCGGCTCGAACAATCCCAGCCGGTAGGTGACGCTGCTGTTCCCCAACCGGGCCACCGCCAGACCGACCACCAACGGGTCGGGGAACTTCAACTCCGCGAAGTAGCGGCACCCGGACTCGGCGACCACACCGAGCCAGGGCGCGGTGACCGGATCGATGTCGCAGTTGGTGTTGATCCAGCCGTTGATCGCCGTGTCGAACAGTTCGTAATACACCGCGTTGTTGAGGTGGCCGAACATGTCGTTGTCGGTCCATCGGGTCAGCACCGGCCAGTGCAGCGGAAAATCCTCGCGGGTCAGGTCGGCAGCGTCGGTCATGGCTGAAGTCTGACAGCAGGTGACAGGCTGGTGGGTATGAAGATCCGCGGAGCCGTCCTTGAGCACATCGGCCTCTCCCGCCCGTACGCCACGTCGCAGCCGATCCGGGTGAGCGACCTTGACCTCGCCGAACCCGGCCCGGGCGAACTACTGGTGCGCATCGAGGCCGCGGGGCTGTGCCACTCCGATCTGTCCGTCGTCGACGGCAACCGGGTACGCCCGGTCCCGATGCTGCTGGGGCATGAGGCCGCCGGGATCGTCGAAGCGGGTGACACCGATCTGCCGGTGGGCCAACGAGTGGTGATGACGTTCCTGCCGCGCTGCGGGGATTGCCCCGCGTGTGCCACCGACGGCCTGACACCCTGCGGTCCCGGATCGGCCGCCAACGGCGCGGGCACGTTGATGAACGGCGACATCCGGCTGACCCGCGACGGCCAACCGGTGTTCCACCACCTCGGGGTATCCGGTTTCGCCACCTATGCCGTCGTCGACCGCCGGTCGGTGGTGCCCGTCCCGAATGATGTCCCCGCCACGGTGGCCTCACTGTTGGGTTGTGCGGTGCTCACCGGCGGCGGTGCCGTGCTGAACGTCGGCACGCCGCGGGCCGGCCAGACCGTGGCAGTGGTCGGCCTGGGCGGTGTCGGCATGGCGGCGGCCCTGACCGCGCTCGCCCACGACGGCGTCCGCGTCATCGGCGTGGACCAGCTGCCGGACAAGCTGGCCCGGGCGCGTGAACTCGGCGTGCACGAGACCTACACCCCCGAGCAGGCCGCCGACCTCAAGGCCGACGTGGTGATCGAAGCCGCGGGCCACCCCGCCGCGTTGGAAACCTCAATCGCGCTCACCGGGCCGGGCGGTCGCACGATCACCGTCGGCCTGCCCCGTCCGGACGCCCGAATCTCGGTGTCACCGTTGGGTTTCGTGGCCGAGGGCCGATCGCTGATCGGCAGCTACCTGGGTTCGGCGGTACCGGCCCGCGACATCCCTCGGTTCGTCGAACTCTGGCGCGCCGGACGGCTACCCGTCGAGCAGCTGGTGTCCTCGAGTATCACCCTCGATCAGATCAACGCCGGCATGGACGAGCTGGCCGAGGGGCGGGCCGTGCGCCAGATCATCGAGTTCGGTTAGAACCAGTTGTCCCGCATCTCCAGCGTGGTGCGGTCCAGACTCTCCAGCAGGTCCAATTGCGGTGCGGTCTTGGGCAGTTCGTAACGGAAGAAGTACCGGGCGGCCTGACGCTTGCCGTCATAGAAGTCGCCCGTGCGTCCTTCCGCCGCCAGGTACTGCTCCAGCCAGATCCACGCCACCACGATGTGCCCGAACGCCTCGAGGTACACGGCGCTGTTGGCCATCGCGGCCTCGACGTCACCGGAGGCGAACATCGCGCCGGTGACCGCGACCAGCCGCTGCCAGGACGCGTCCAGTTGCGCGGCCAACTCGGGAGCCGCACCTGTGGCCCGCGAGACGGTTGCGGCGATCCGCTCCCCCAGCGCCGCGAGACCAGCTCCGCCGTTCTGGGTCACCTTGCGACCCAACAGGTCCAGGCTCTGGATACCGTGGGTGCCCTCGTGGATCGGGTTGAGCCGATTGTCGCGGTAGTGCTGCTCGACGTCGTACTCGCGGGTGTAGCCGTAGCCGCCGTGAACCTGGATCGCCAGGCTGTTGGCCTCCACGCACCATTGCGACGGCCAGCTCTTGGCCACCGGGGTGAGAATGTCGAGCACCGCGGTGTCATCGGTATCGACCAGCTTGGCGCAGTAGAGCGCGAGCGCCAGCCCACCTTCGACATAGGCCTTCTGCGCCAACAGCATTCGCTTGACGTCCGCGTGCTCGATGATCGGCACCTGCGGGGTCGACGGATCTTTGACGCCCAACGGTCGGCCCTGCGGACGCTCGCGCGCATACTCCAGCGACTTGAGGTAGCCGGTGTAGCCGAGCGCGACAGCGCCCATCCCGACACCCAGGCGGGCTTCGTTCATCATGTGGAACATGTAGACGATGCCGCGGTGCGGCTCCCCGACCAGGTAACCGACCGCGCCGTCGAAGTTGAGCACGGTGTTGGTGATACCGCGTTGTCCCATCTTGTGATTCAGCCCGGAGATGGCCACCCCGTTGCGGGTACCGTCGGCCAGGAACTTCGGCACGATGAACAGCGAGATGCCCTTGGTGCCGGCCGGGCCACCCGGAATCTTGGCCAGCACCAGATTGACGATGTTCTCGGTGAGCTCATGTTCGGCGCCGGATATCCACATCTTCGAGCCGAACAACCGGTAACTGCCGTCGGCCTGCGGTTCGGCGCGGGTGGTGATGTCGGCCAGCGACGATCCGGCCTGGGTCTCCGACAGCGCCATGGTGCCCGAGAACCGGCCCGCCAGCATGGGTTTGACGAAGGTCTCGATCTGCTCGGCCGAACCGAAACGGGCCAGCAGGTTGGCATTGGCGATGGTCAGCATCAGATAGCCCGAGGTCGACACGTTCGCCGCGGAGATCCATGCGAACGCGGCCTGCGCGACGGTGGCGGGCAGCTGCGCGCCGCCGATCTCGGCGTCCATCCCCATGGCGATCAGGTCGGCCGCCGCGAATGCGTCCCACGCCTCTTTCACGTCAGGGATCAGAGTGACGGCCTGTCCGTCGAACGTCGGCTCGTTGGCATCGCTGAGCTTGTTGTGCGGCGCGAAGTAGCGGGTCGCGAGTTGCTCGCACAGATCCAGTACACCGTCGAAGGTTTCGCGCGAGTGTTCGGTGAATCGGTCCAGCGTCGTGAGCTTTTCGACGTCCAACCACTCGTAGAGCAGGAAGTCCAGGTCGCGCCGCGAGAGGATCGTCGACTTCATGCCGCCAGGTTAATCGTCAGCAGGCGGCTCGGGCAGCGACATCCGGGCCAGCCTTCGTGGATCGACGATCGACACGATCCCGACCAGCCGGCCCCCGTCGACGGAGCACGCCATCACGCCGAGCGGACGACCCTTCGGCCCCCATGCCAGGATCCCCGGCTCGCCGTTCACCGACACCCTCCGGGCGACGACGCGGGTTCCCTGGCCGCGTCGGACCGCGGCGACGACGGACTCCGACCCGGTCCCGACGGTCACTCCGGCGGCCGTATACCGCTGCCAGCTGACGTCGGGGTCGAGCACGCGCAACAACGCGTCGAAGTCGCCGTCACGAGCGGCGGCCAGGAAGGCGTCGACGACCTCACGCTGCTCCTGCTTCCGGCGGCGGTCGCCGGTGGGCGGCGGCACGTCCTGCACCTTCCGGCGCGCGCGGCTGGCCATCATCTTGACGGCGTCGCTCGACTTGTCGAGGATCTGCCCGATGTCGGCGAACGGCACGGCGAACATGTCGTGCAGGACGAACGCCAGGCGTTCGTCCGGGCGCAGTGATCCCAGCACGACGAGCATCGCCAGCCCGACCGAGTCCGCGAGCACCGCGGCGTCCTCCGGCGAGTCGACGTCTTCGGTGACGACGAGTTCAGGAAGGTCGGCGGTGGGCGTCAGCTCGGCGCGGCTGGAGCGCGACCGCAACATGTCGATACAGATGCGGCCCAACACAGTTGTCAGCCAGCCGACGACATTCTCGATCGAGTCCGCGTCTTGACGCGATAGGCGTAGCCAGGCTTCCTGCACGGCGTCCTCGGCGTCCGCTCGTGAGCCGAGGACGCGGTGGGCCACCGCGAGCAGGCGCGGGCGCTGTTGCTCGAATGTCTCCGCCAGTGATGCCTCGGGCGTCATCGGTTACCTCTCCTCGCACGGATCCGTCATAAGGGTGACGAGTCGGCAGGGCCCGACGTAACTACGAAGCCCAGACGTAACCACGAAACGGAGCGAAGAATGCACACCACCCTGTGGATCATCACCATCGTCGCGGCAGCGGCCTACGTGGCCGGCGGGGCCAGCCTGTTGTTCATGTCCCGGCAGAAGTACCGGTCGCTGGGAAGAAATCAGCATTGGGTCGATGATTTCGGCGACGGCCACCTCACGGCGATCGCGACGATCAAACTCGTCGGTGGAATCGGCCTGGTGCTGCCCGTCGCGGTGGGTATCGCGCCCGTGCTGACCCCGGTGGCGGCCTGCGGCCTGGCCCTGTTCATGGCTGGTGCGGCCACGACCAGATTTCGTCGCAGCGAGTGGCCCTACATGGCCGGCGACATCGTCTTTATCGGTGTGTTCGCCTTCTTGGCGTGGGGCTGGTTCACCCTGCCCGTCACCTGATGGTGCTCACGCCGCCATCGACCGGGATGACCGCGCCCGTGATGTACGCGCTGGCCCGGCTGGCCAGGAACACCGAGATCCCGGCGATGTCGTCGGGCTGACCGATCCGGCCCAAGGGGAGACCGCCACCTACCTCATCGACGCCGCCGCGCAGCATCTCCTTGGTCATCCGGGATTCGAACAGGCCCGGTGCGATCGCGTTGACCAGGATCCGCGGGGCCAGTTCCCCGGCGAGGTGCCGCGTCAGCATGTGCACGGCAGCCTTGCTGGCGCTGTAGGAGAAGTTGTCGCGGCCCTTGCCGGGCGCGACGATGCCGTCGATGCTGCCGGTGTTGATCACGCGCGCCGGATCTTCTTCGGTGGCAGCGGCATTCAGCAGCGGCGTGAGCGCCCGGGTCAGCAGGAACACGCCTTTGACGTTGACGTCGTAGACCTTGTCGAACCCCGACTCCGGGAACTGGTCGTACGGTGCGCCCCAGGCCGCGCCCGCGTTGTTGAACAGCGCGTGTATCGCGTCCTCGCGCCCCGTCACCGCCGCGGTGAGCGCCGCGACCCCTTCGGCGGTCCCCAGGTCGGCAGGAACCGCGGAGATCCGGCCGAGCGGGGACAACGCGTCCACCGCCGCGGACAGCTCGGCCTCCTTGCGGCTCGAGACGTACACCGACGCCCCCGCCTGCAGCAGGCCACGGGCCATCATCAGGCCGATGCCACGGCCGCCTCCGGTGACGACGGCGACCTTGCCGTCCAGTCGGAACAGATCAGTCACGTTCTAGGCCTTTTCCTCGATGTCGACACCGAGCGGAGACTCGTTGCGGGTCACCTCGTCGCGGATCAGCCCACGCAGCAGCGCGGTGCTGAACTCGACGGCGATCTCCTGGGCGCTCCGTCTGCCGTGCGGTCGCAGCCAGCGGTAGGAGCCCAGCGTCATCCCGATGTAGCCGAGGGCCAGGACATGCGAATCGCAGTCGTAGAACTCGCCGCTGGCGATGCCGCGGTCGATCACGTCGCGGACATGCTCGTAGACCTGGGTCTCAGCGCGCCGGATGTAGGCCACCTGCTCCTCGGTGAACCATTCCGCGATGTAGGGGCCTTCCTGGAAATAGACCGCGGCGCGCTCCAGGTCGCCGGCGATCCCGACCAGCAGTCGCCGGGTGAAGTTGTAGATGGTCTCCCGTGCCGAGGCGGTGGGGTCGTCGTGGAGGGCCTCGACGGTGAAGTCCGCGGTGCTCTTGTAGATGTCGTAGAGGATCAGCGACTTGCTCGAGTAGTAGTGGTAGACCGTGGCCTTGTTCAGGCCGACAGCCTCGGCGACATCGTCCATCCGGGTGCCGTGATAGCCGCGGGCGGCGAACAGCTTGGCCGCGACGGTCAGGAGCTCGTCGCGGCGGGACGTCCCGTTGGCAGCCGCGCCTCCGCGGCCCCGGCCGCCCTCTGCATCGGATGACATAGCACACTCACTATCAGCATCGCCCGGACCTTGCCCAGGAAATCAATCAACTAGATGGTTGAAGAGTGTAGGCAATTCTCTTCGCGGCCCTGTTCCGGCCTTGCCCAGTGCGTCTAGACTCCGGGCATGGATCCGAATCCTGACTACGACCTCAGCGACGAGAGCGACTTCTTCTTTCCGTGGCTGGCCTGGGGTCTGCGCGGC includes these proteins:
- a CDS encoding alcohol dehydrogenase catalytic domain-containing protein → MKIRGAVLEHIGLSRPYATSQPIRVSDLDLAEPGPGELLVRIEAAGLCHSDLSVVDGNRVRPVPMLLGHEAAGIVEAGDTDLPVGQRVVMTFLPRCGDCPACATDGLTPCGPGSAANGAGTLMNGDIRLTRDGQPVFHHLGVSGFATYAVVDRRSVVPVPNDVPATVASLLGCAVLTGGGAVLNVGTPRAGQTVAVVGLGGVGMAAALTALAHDGVRVIGVDQLPDKLARARELGVHETYTPEQAADLKADVVIEAAGHPAALETSIALTGPGGRTITVGLPRPDARISVSPLGFVAEGRSLIGSYLGSAVPARDIPRFVELWRAGRLPVEQLVSSSITLDQINAGMDELAEGRAVRQIIEFG
- a CDS encoding acyl-CoA dehydrogenase, with translation MKSTILSRRDLDFLLYEWLDVEKLTTLDRFTEHSRETFDGVLDLCEQLATRYFAPHNKLSDANEPTFDGQAVTLIPDVKEAWDAFAAADLIAMGMDAEIGGAQLPATVAQAAFAWISAANVSTSGYLMLTIANANLLARFGSAEQIETFVKPMLAGRFSGTMALSETQAGSSLADITTRAEPQADGSYRLFGSKMWISGAEHELTENIVNLVLAKIPGGPAGTKGISLFIVPKFLADGTRNGVAISGLNHKMGQRGITNTVLNFDGAVGYLVGEPHRGIVYMFHMMNEARLGVGMGAVALGYTGYLKSLEYARERPQGRPLGVKDPSTPQVPIIEHADVKRMLLAQKAYVEGGLALALYCAKLVDTDDTAVLDILTPVAKSWPSQWCVEANSLAIQVHGGYGYTREYDVEQHYRDNRLNPIHEGTHGIQSLDLLGRKVTQNGGAGLAALGERIAATVSRATGAAPELAAQLDASWQRLVAVTGAMFASGDVEAAMANSAVYLEAFGHIVVAWIWLEQYLAAEGRTGDFYDGKRQAARYFFRYELPKTAPQLDLLESLDRTTLEMRDNWF
- a CDS encoding sigma-70 family RNA polymerase sigma factor yields the protein MTPEASLAETFEQQRPRLLAVAHRVLGSRADAEDAVQEAWLRLSRQDADSIENVVGWLTTVLGRICIDMLRSRSSRAELTPTADLPELVVTEDVDSPEDAAVLADSVGLAMLVVLGSLRPDERLAFVLHDMFAVPFADIGQILDKSSDAVKMMASRARRKVQDVPPPTGDRRRKQEQREVVDAFLAAARDGDFDALLRVLDPDVSWQRYTAAGVTVGTGSESVVAAVRRGQGTRVVARRVSVNGEPGILAWGPKGRPLGVMACSVDGGRLVGIVSIVDPRRLARMSLPEPPADD
- a CDS encoding DoxX family protein: MHTTLWIITIVAAAAYVAGGASLLFMSRQKYRSLGRNQHWVDDFGDGHLTAIATIKLVGGIGLVLPVAVGIAPVLTPVAACGLALFMAGAATTRFRRSEWPYMAGDIVFIGVFAFLAWGWFTLPVT
- a CDS encoding SDR family oxidoreductase yields the protein MTDLFRLDGKVAVVTGGGRGIGLMMARGLLQAGASVYVSSRKEAELSAAVDALSPLGRISAVPADLGTAEGVAALTAAVTGREDAIHALFNNAGAAWGAPYDQFPESGFDKVYDVNVKGVFLLTRALTPLLNAAATEEDPARVINTGSIDGIVAPGKGRDNFSYSASKAAVHMLTRHLAGELAPRILVNAIAPGLFESRMTKEMLRGGVDEVGGGLPLGRIGQPDDIAGISVFLASRASAYITGAVIPVDGGVSTIR
- a CDS encoding TetR/AcrR family transcriptional regulator codes for the protein MSSDAEGGRGRGGAAANGTSRRDELLTVAAKLFAARGYHGTRMDDVAEAVGLNKATVYHYYSSKSLILYDIYKSTADFTVEALHDDPTASARETIYNFTRRLLVGIAGDLERAAVYFQEGPYIAEWFTEEQVAYIRRAETQVYEHVRDVIDRGIASGEFYDCDSHVLALGYIGMTLGSYRWLRPHGRRSAQEIAVEFSTALLRGLIRDEVTRNESPLGVDIEEKA